GATTACCTATTAATCAAATAAGTTATCAAACAGGTCATTTGTATTGACCTTTACatgacttataaattaaataggTTAAACGTGTCGTGTTAGATCAACCTATTTATCGTGTTAGATCAACCTATTTAATGAATAGGTTGTGTTAAGGTCAAGGATTCTTGATACATTTACTAAATAGGTCACGTTTGAGTCAACCCATATATCCTAATATTCATGGCTTGACATGACATAAACCCAATCCACGAACACAAATTAGCAACTCTACTAATTGGTTTCTAGAGGTTAGGATTTCCTTAATCAAATCCAAACTTattcattatttaatttttagttctCAATTGTACCCAAGTGGTTCATTAGAAGTAACCAAATTACCaaaattctatcttattttttctaaatcGTTATAAATCTTCCCCCAAAAATTGTGTACGTATAATTTACTTCGAGCCCATTGTTGTATTCCATGTATGAAATCGACGTAGCCAAACATCTCCCCCGTGACTCGTCATCCTCAATCTAAAGCCGCTCAAGAAGCTGAAATCCCTATTCCCCAACCTTAAAATGGAAAATTCCCTTTCAACATGTGCTGCGTTTTACGTACTGGGCTCcaacttttactttttggtAGCGATTTCATTGAGAATAACGCTCACATTGCTGATGATGTAAAGAAAGGCTCAAACGTGTAGACCGGGATTTTAACCTGTGAGACGTCCACATTCCCAACATTGGTTCTTCAAATGATGATAACAGGTTGCAGCTTGTACACAATGATCAGTAGAAAGACGAGGGCCCTGGGGTTTGTGGGAGCAAACTCAAATCCACCGACCTTGATCCTTACTTTGAGTAAATGGAACCCGACCccaggtaatttttttttcttttacaaagtTGAGCTATGtaaaatgaataattaaaaaaaaaaaagttaaattgcTATATaactatgaagcacgggtgcgttacgggactcgggtgcgggtgtgggacttggcaatttttgaaaaagtagggtgcgggtgcggcgggactcggcgattaaaaaattattaaaaatatttttatttatattttctatatatttttactattaaaatattcttaaaaacacattaatatacttgattcacaaaacaaagaaagaataaggcaaGAAACGCATCTGAGGTCAGAATTTCGGCCTCTCCGGCGATTTTCACGGTCGATTTCGGCCTGTTTCGGCAGATTCCGGTCTGTTTCGGCCGTATCGGTCGCCGGCCGATATTGACCGATATGGCCGATACGGCCGATACGGACCGAGTCGGCCCGATTTGGGCTGCGTCGGCGTCGATTTTAGCCGCGTCGGCCCGATTCGGGAGTTGCCACGTGGCGGGACGCGGCACGACGCGGCATGGATGCGCAGTCTGCGGCGTCCCTCCCGCATCGCCGCGTCCCGCCGCGTCGGACGCGAGTGCGCTGGGCTGGAtgccgcgtccgtgcatcccagCTATATAATAAAGGTTAGACTTAAAAATCGTGCTTACATCAAATGGCTGAATCAAATTGCAACTATTTAGAAGAacaaacaacttttttttcttttttttttttatcactttctCATTGATGTGAGAGTTGGAAAAGAGACCAACATGcataataaaagaattaataacttaagatatattttagtgGGTCCATGCATCAAAAaggttaaaataaaagtttccaaaataaaaattgcattaaCTTAATTATCTTAatcaactaaataaaaatttttaaaattggattTAAGTTAGTCCGACTAATAATATATCTTGTTCATAGGTAGAGGTTCTACAATCGAATCCTGCTTACATCTAGAAGAAATCATTATTGTTTGGCCTGATGGTAAGAGAACAATTGTCATAGAGTTGACATTATAACTTAAAATTATGTTGTAtctatccaaaataaaaacaaaatctgTGAACAAAGTCCAGcttgtttataaaattatgtatgtGTGATGCCTTTAGTCCTCCACTAGTACTATACGAGGAACACTATCCCTAAATGGAAGTATCATATGGATAAATGTGTCATTGCTTACAagattgaaatttattttaacaGTTTTCTAGAGCTATTTCTTGGGTTCTTGGACCCTCTTGACTTAGATTTGGGAGACCAATTTGCTCATTAGCTCCTACAGATAGAAATGCATGACCATGTGGATTAGGAACGAAATATTCTCTAGAAGGTGTTCCTGAATCTTCTGAAAAAGTAAATTCGGGTTCCATGTGGACTGAACAGCTTATTGGACTTGTTGGACAATTAGCACTTGGTGAGGCATCACTTGCACCTATACCGTGAACATAGTCAATGACATCTCTATCTTTCAATGCTTTGTTCCTAAAAGTATGCGAGCTAAGGTCTTTGTTGTCAAAGATTCTTAAGGCATGACAAATTCTTCTCCATATCGAGTTTTTTGAATCAAAGCGGATCCAAATTTGCTTCCTCTCCTTGTAAAGGAACATGGAGAAGGAAATGATGAGAGCTGATAAGGAAGCAATGCCAGCGATGAGGAATAGGCCCCAAAAGCTTTCAAGGCTAAGACTGCCTGAAGAAACTTGGGTGCTGGAGCTTGGACAATCACTTTGGTCCCCTAgccattttttttcaatttctttcatTTGCTCTCCTTCAATCACATTTAAGATTGCCCATGAAACATCAGATACGAAAGGGGAACCTTTTGGGAAGACCTACAAgagacattaaaataaaagatatctACATGAGAAACTACACacctacacaaatacaaacacatgagagagagagagagagagagagagagagagagagaacttacAAAGCCAAACCCATCCGTTTTATATATGGAGTGAACCATGGTATACTTGGAGCAATATTGTGATAGTAAACTCTTCACACAAGGGATATCATCAAAAGCAGCAGCTATACCTCCATTTGCACTACCTTTTGAAAAAAGATCATCACATTCTTCTGCAGATTTATATGTCCGAAGCTTAGATGGGTCAAACTTCATTTCTTGTAgaatacccaaaacaaaagaaCCTTCTTGGTAGCCCACATACTCCCCATTCTTAATAAGTTGGTTGAAATCAGTAACAGTTGGCTGCAGCTGTTGTACTGTTAAGAGTGATGCCAAACTTGCAGTGTAACTTTGAGTGAGAATAAGCACCACGAAAACCCATATGATAACCACAAACCTTGCTAAATTGCTTAATAGGGCCTCCTCtgtaaattaaattcaaatggACTTTAGAAAAGAACATAGTTACATCATAGATGTGAAGTTGATATGAAATTTGAGTATCATTCAAGTATACCATTAGTCTATTACTTGTTTTGATGCACGATAAAGTTGAATTTAAGGAATCTTAGGCTGTAATATTATATGTTACAAGCAATTTTCGTATATGGAATAGTAAGCAAGATAACAAATAGTTTATTACTTGATTATTTCTGAAGGTTCGAAATTCCAAATTTCTAAAGCTATTATAAGCCTCCAAATAGTGTATCTATGTAGATTGTGCATTTAGCAAATGCCTTCTATTGAGTATTTGAATCATTCATTTCTATAATAAACAAGAAAATGATGACAGAAGCTTACTTTGTGCAAAAACCATGGTTGAGAATGAGTACCATAAGCTTGTTCCAATCTCATGTGATGGAGGCCCCCGAAATTCTTCATTTACTCGATGTTCAAGAACCCAGACCACAAAACCAATGAagacaaagaaaagcccacTTGTTATCCAAAGGTCCCAAGTTAATGGCTTCAAGAACACCCATGCATTTTTCCTCTCATTGTCTTTGATTGGCACTACCATTGTTACTCCAGATTCCGTGTATGGCAACGTGAAGTCAATGTAGTTAGTCCTATTTGCAATGATAGTTGTATCTCCAGCCACAGCATCAAAGTTCTgtcaaagtaaaatatttacttCCACAATTTCTAGTACTATTTTGGTGCCCTTTTTTAGATAGATAACAAAATCAATAGGGAAGAGGATAGAAATATAAAGGCACAAAATGTAATCTTAGTTATTAAAAATAGTAAGCTAAAGATTTTTACTAACCTCAAGATATACTTGATACACCATATCATTATATGTACCAGCACTTTCACCATTAGGCTTTGCAAAAGGAATGAACTCGTAGTCAACATTATATGGTAAAGCTTTCATTACAGCCTTGAAGATGTCTATGCTATACCCCTTGACATTTGTTGTGTTAGTGCTAGCATCATGTTCCACttgaacaaattcaaaaaaaccaGCCTTCACTGGAACTCCTACTCTCAACTTCTTCCCATTTATTGGAATCTCCCAACCTTTAGGGACAGAGCTTGAATCACCCGGCCATATAACTGGTCCTAGGTTTCTTCTCAAAGTGGAATACATGCTTGTGTTTGTAGAATTCAATTCCCTTAAAAGTCCATTTTCTGGAGTCCAAAATGCAACCCCTCTTTCTCCATTACCATTCacattaattatttgaaaagtTGATGATTGTAGTTGCCCATTTTGGAGATTAAACTCTCCAGCAAGGCCAGTAAATTTTGTTTCCAATAATGCTTGATGAAGTTTTGGACCATTTAGAGAGACCCCCATAGTTGCAAGATCAGTTAAGTTGCTTGAAGcagttttattttcaaagccAAAATTTGTAGTCCCAGCCTTCTCAACTGCCCTGGCTAGCGCTGAAGCAGCATCATATGCCCATAGTCCCCTAACATTCAATTTAACATCCAAAATGTTTGGATTGTCTTGATGGAATTTTGTTTTCCATCGAAGTGTAAAATTTTCAAGCTCAATTGTTTTTGGAACATAAGTCTTTACACCCAGTACCCCTTGCATTGAATCACGTGCTAAAGATTCTATCGAGCGAATGGAATCGGTCATCCCACTAGTAATGATCCAAACATAACCTTCACTCATCATTCCAATCTCTTTTGCCTTAGTGAAAACCCGAGAACCAAGATCAATTGGCATGTGCACTATGAAGACTCTAGTTTGCATTGTCATCAACTTAAAAAGTTCTTCACCAATGTGGTCATTTGAGGCCAATGGAGGAATAACACTTCGGTAGGGGACACGGGCATCAACTTCTTGCAAGGCATCAATCAAGAAGGGTATTATACCTTGTCCGTACTCATTATCAATATAGATTGGCACGACTTCTCTCCATCCATAGGCTTGAACAATTTCACTTATAGCTTTCACTTGAGAAGAGCTACTTTGAGTGGCTTGAAAAAAATATGGACTTTGAAGTGAAGTAAGAGAAGGGCTTGTTGCTGAGAATGCTACAATGGGCACTTGGGCTTTCTCCCCAAGATCGATGATAAACTTGGCTTGCATAGAATTTTCTGGCCCTATGATGGCTTGCACTTCTACATTTTTTATCAGGTCTAGAGCTGtaactccaaaaaaataaataaataaataaaaaagaagaagaagatagaaatCCAACTTAATACCCACTCAAACTCTAACTAATGTGGAGCGTTAGAAACAAATgagaaatgaaaggaaaattttggTAACCATCCACTTATGCATAGTTAACAAAGAATAGTTGTTATGAGTCTTATCAACCGCTCCAAAGAGGTGATAAGGTGGAGACGGGTTTTGCTCGCCCCACCCTATCTTACCCCTTCCCATcctaatgtgtgtgtgtgtgtgtgtgtgtgtgtattttttgtagacatcaaaattttatgatgcaTCCATAGACGTCCAATTGATCATGATCGAGTACGTTCAACCACTCATTCTACTTAGAGACATCAAAGCACGATTCAAGTTCAAGCTTTATAACCCTTCGGATCGTAAAGTTTCTTGGAGATCAAATCAAATGAGTTCATTGTATTCTTTCATTGTAAAGATTCATACAAAGGATTGTaactcacatacacacacacacatattttatttaatgtgattaaattctataataatGTGGTGTAAAACCCAAGTTTACCCCTCTAATCCCAACATGACATATCatcatattacatattaaagaTTAAGCACAAccacactcaatcaattctaaaactcatttgaaaatccaacttaactataagtttattgagatgttattatgtGTGATAGGATGAactgaattttaagtaaaaagctAATATGACAATTTCTTATTGGATGAtataaaacatgggttttacaccttgataatagcttaattttgcacatttatatcattattagagaagcattatcatacttattttgagttaattcatgcatttatagttgattt
This DNA window, taken from Quercus robur chromosome 2, dhQueRobu3.1, whole genome shotgun sequence, encodes the following:
- the LOC126712759 gene encoding glutamate receptor 2.8-like, yielding MKISTRIAFSFLFFIILSKINFLAKAQNRTISVNVGVILDFDTWTGKMGLSCINMALADFYASNSYYKTRLLLSSRDSKSDVVEAAAAALDLIKNVEVQAIIGPENSMQAKFIIDLGEKAQVPIVAFSATSPSLTSLQSPYFFQATQSSSSQVKAISEIVQAYGWREVVPIYIDNEYGQGIIPFLIDALQEVDARVPYRSVIPPLASNDHIGEELFKLMTMQTRVFIVHMPIDLGSRVFTKAKEIGMMSEGYVWIITSGMTDSIRSIESLARDSMQGVLGVKTYVPKTIELENFTLRWKTKFHQDNPNILDVKLNVRGLWAYDAASALARAVEKAGTTNFGFENKTASSNLTDLATMGVSLNGPKLHQALLETKFTGLAGEFNLQNGQLQSSTFQIINVNGNGERGVAFWTPENGLLRELNSTNTSMYSTLRRNLGPVIWPGDSSSVPKGWEIPINGKKLRVGVPVKAGFFEFVQVEHDASTNTTNVKGYSIDIFKAVMKALPYNVDYEFIPFAKPNGESAGTYNDMVYQVYLENFDAVAGDTTIIANRTNYIDFTLPYTESGVTMVVPIKDNERKNAWVFLKPLTWDLWITSGLFFVFIGFVVWVLEHRVNEEFRGPPSHEIGTSLWYSFSTMVFAQKEALLSNLARFVVIIWVFVVLILTQSYTASLASLLTVQQLQPTVTDFNQLIKNGEYVGYQEGSFVLGILQEMKFDPSKLRTYKSAEECDDLFSKGSANGGIAAAFDDIPCVKSLLSQYCSKYTMVHSIYKTDGFGFVFPKGSPFVSDVSWAILNVIEGEQMKEIEKKWLGDQSDCPSSSTQVSSGSLSLESFWGLFLIAGIASLSALIISFSMFLYKERKQIWIRFDSKNSIWRRICHALRIFDNKDLSSHTFRNKALKDRDVIDYVHGIGASDASPSANCPTSPISCSVHMEPEFTFSEDSGTPSREYFVPNPHGHAFLSVGANEQIGLPNLSQEGPRTQEIALENC